One window from the genome of Pyrobaculum ferrireducens encodes:
- a CDS encoding indole-3-glycerol-phosphate synthase, translating to MDFLAEVRKTVEIRLATEPLPPARSAPLVDFRKALGEFGIIAEYKRASPRGVIRLDTPPWSYFAQLHHHASAFSVLTEPFWFLGDYRFIPIAKIFKPVLMKDFVIDKRQVDAAYGYGADAVLVIYRLVGRESAMELAEYAERLGLTPVVEVDNVQDAKEVATWGGRVIIGINSRDLKTLEVSVQRALEIAKALRGDVEFIIESGISRPEEVEKACLLYAKGVLIGTALMKNPAAIQELRHAAERCLARR from the coding sequence GTGGACTTCCTCGCCGAGGTGCGGAAGACGGTGGAAATTCGGCTGGCCACCGAGCCTTTACCCCCGGCGAGGTCGGCGCCGCTTGTTGATTTCAGAAAGGCCCTCGGAGAGTTTGGCATAATAGCTGAGTATAAACGGGCCTCGCCCCGGGGCGTCATCCGCCTAGATACGCCCCCTTGGAGCTACTTCGCCCAGCTCCACCACCACGCCTCCGCCTTCTCTGTCCTAACAGAGCCCTTCTGGTTCCTCGGCGACTACCGCTTCATCCCCATAGCCAAGATCTTCAAGCCGGTCCTCATGAAGGACTTTGTAATAGACAAGAGGCAGGTGGACGCGGCCTACGGATACGGGGCAGACGCCGTGTTGGTCATATACCGCCTTGTGGGGCGCGAGAGCGCCATGGAGCTCGCGGAGTACGCGGAGAGGCTGGGCCTCACCCCAGTCGTCGAGGTGGACAACGTCCAGGACGCCAAGGAGGTCGCCACCTGGGGCGGCAGGGTGATCATCGGCATAAACTCCCGCGACTTGAAGACACTGGAGGTGAGCGTCCAGAGAGCCCTCGAAATCGCGAAGGCGCTGAGGGGCGACGTGGAGTTTATAATAGAAAGCGGCATATCCCGGCCGGAGGAGGTGGAGAAGGCCTGTCTACTCTACGCCAAGGGGGTCCTCATCGGGACGGCACTTATGAAAAACCCCGCCGCAATACAAGAGCTCAGACACGCGGCGGAGAGGTGCCTAGCCCGGAGGTGA
- a CDS encoding zf-TFIIB domain-containing protein, with translation MPLCGIELKPRIVYDIEIDACPKCGGVWLDGGELQKLMARVKEYRDEYYSHDVYKRWEEEYKYHKKRKSVFEFFEDLFD, from the coding sequence GTGCCCCTCTGTGGGATAGAACTAAAGCCGCGTATTGTGTACGACATCGAAATAGATGCGTGTCCTAAATGCGGCGGTGTGTGGCTAGACGGAGGTGAGCTACAGAAGCTCATGGCCCGCGTCAAGGAGTACCGCGACGAGTACTACAGCCACGACGTGTACAAGAGATGGGAAGAGGAGTACAAGTACCACAAAAAGAGGAAAAGCGTGTTTGAATTCTTCGAGGACTTATTTGACTAG
- a CDS encoding VUT family protein — MHPLMLVWLDGEGYTAYLLITRPWREVVDAVLAWLSAHPLVLAWLYGAVLYLFYLLLIWLWRERVDSVLVGLFFGTLTAAQFIANRLVDYGVGTAPAGTVIFMTNVALLDALAVFYGRAFALRAVRMGFFFQAAVAFAAWAATTLPAPSWFQERAAVVDSVIAPSAQIAIASLTAYLISSTIDVYIVTRWPRLHLLARVYSSSLAAQVVDSAVFITLAFGPHLEIIAGQIVVKWLQVPLEAILIYGARRYVASIKSRG; from the coding sequence ATGCACCCGTTGATGTTAGTCTGGCTTGACGGCGAGGGCTATACGGCATACCTCCTCATAACCCGCCCTTGGAGGGAGGTGGTAGACGCGGTTTTGGCGTGGCTTTCTGCGCACCCGTTAGTCTTGGCTTGGCTCTACGGCGCCGTTCTCTACCTTTTTTACCTCCTCCTCATTTGGCTGTGGAGGGAGAGAGTGGACTCGGTTTTGGTGGGGCTTTTCTTCGGGACGCTGACCGCGGCTCAGTTCATCGCCAACCGCCTCGTGGACTACGGGGTGGGCACGGCGCCGGCGGGCACCGTTATATTCATGACAAACGTCGCTCTGCTGGACGCATTGGCGGTGTTCTACGGCCGCGCCTTCGCGCTTAGGGCTGTTAGGATGGGCTTCTTCTTCCAAGCCGCAGTGGCGTTCGCCGCGTGGGCCGCGACGACGCTACCCGCCCCGTCGTGGTTTCAAGAAAGGGCGGCGGTGGTGGACTCGGTAATAGCCCCCTCCGCCCAAATCGCAATAGCCTCCCTCACAGCGTATCTAATATCCTCCACCATAGATGTGTATATCGTCACCAGATGGCCTAGGCTACACCTGCTGGCTAGGGTGTACTCCTCCTCCCTCGCGGCGCAGGTTGTGGATAGCGCGGTGTTTATAACCCTCGCCTTTGGGCCTCATTTAGAGATAATAGCGGGGCAAATCGTCGTTAAGTGGCTTCAGGTGCCGCTGGAGGCGATACTTATCTACGGGGCGAGGAGATACGTGGCCTCTATTAAGAGCCGAGGGTAA